From Haemorhous mexicanus isolate bHaeMex1 chromosome 1, bHaeMex1.pri, whole genome shotgun sequence, one genomic window encodes:
- the MACC1 gene encoding metastasis-associated in colon cancer protein 1, with the protein MEENSSSSGTDSLSSGEIPRSRSEGTLIDVDDQTPSDSYNANESKLDLDIDWPGVFKHAQSVSKTNPFWNELSGSNPFVHDIAASNRNENNMRLSILKEKPYWFSKISSNRDSLDSSGDELDIDCLLRKTSARRSGRSKSVSDFLDIVDNQRFNPHKTAPQKATASDMTWFQNDREAYKMAWLSHRQLTRSCLDLEAMSHSPGWAQTQATDIHVVCKLNHEGGSVQLPDSDINIRVPVGHVLPGEFQEVGLKAILNPPLSCNNELSSTVSPLIELTLSNLNTSEAIFLEVKVAAKVKSDPLSQVMCDIVCFFSLNKEGPFKKLENCYIYQDTIQVKLTDLSHVMYAVIAVQASKIQPPATNVWDYVHRTVSVGIYGPKYIHPSFTAVFTVFGHNYIPGKLTICDIKKGGKSMPPVVFQLWGKHTFLLEKPQDLNISLISCDPDFQVKMEDQSKNIKKEELKTGEMVRQQFLFSMLGCREMHFFVFLVQIKILKSSQITQFHVTTPDPAPKLSGIINRPKCLQNRKEIKSAPWLLIPTIKYPKFQDKTLTVNTYGVALKTVLRQNKIDYLLEYFKGDTIALLGEDKVKASGQTKMKEWYVGVLRRKIGLVHCKNIKVISKEQAMDTADSELTTRNLVEQIALPFKKLTYIYSVVLSTVSESVYDWRALAEVLGYSHMSLDDFNEAQIDKESERVAHVVKKMKQDCHANKKKRLFLYELIVALLKIDCQGLVARLTQDTIILTSAVKLGKSWRELAEKLARLTKQQIEAYEVPHHGKNGAVALEMMWKPAYDFLYTWAAHYGDGYRDVLQDLQSALDKMKNPVTKQWRELTGALILVNCMEVLRASAFSKMEEE; encoded by the exons GAGGAAAATTCTTCCAGTAGTGGAACAGATTCCCTAAGCAGCGGAGAGATTCCACGAAGCCGGTCAGAGGGGACTTTGATTGATGTGGATGACCAGACACCTTCAGACAGCTACA aTGCCAATGAAAGTAAGCTGGATTTGGATATTGACTGGCCTGGTGTATTCAAGCATGCCCAATCTGTTTCCAAGACTAATCCTTTCTGGAATGAACTGTCAGGATCCAACCCTTTTGTACATGACATAGCTGCTTCCAATAGAAACGAAAATAATATGCGTCTTTCTATCTTAAAGGAAAAACCTTATTGGTTCTCTAAAATTTCAAGCAATAGGGACTCTTTGGATTCCTCAGGTGATGAGCTAGATATTGACTGTCTACTAAGAAAGACTTCAGCAAGAAGATCTGGACGATCCAAGAGTGTCTCTGACTTCCTGGATATAGTTGATAACCAAAGATTTAATCCTCACAAGACAGCCCCTCAAAAAGCTACTGCATCTGATATGACATGGTTTCAGAATGACCGTGAAGCCTACAAGATGGCTTGGCTGAGCCACCGACAGCTCACCCGATCCTGCCTGGATTTAGAAGCCATGAGCCACAGCCCTGGGTGGGCACAAACACAAGCTACAGACATTCATGTAGTTTGTAAACTGAATCACGAAGGGGGCTCAGTGCAGCTACCTGACTCAGATATCAACATTCGTGTCCCTGTGGGTCATGTATTACCAGGAGAATTCCAAGAAGTTGGTTTAAAGGCTATCCTTAACCCTCCATTGTCATGCAACAATGAGCTGTCCAGCACAGTAAGTCCTCTGATAGAACTTACACTGAGCAACCTCAACACAAGCGAAGCCATTTTCCTAGAAGTGAAAGTTGCAGCTAAAGTGAAGAGTGATCCACTCAGCCAAGTTATGTGTGATATTGTGTGTTTTTTTAGTCTCAACAAAGAAGGACCTTTTAAGAAGCTAGAGAATTGCTATATTTATCAAGATACCATACAAGTGAAGCTAACAGACCTAAGTCATGTGATGTATGCAGTGATTGCTGTACAAGCAAGCAAAATCCAGCCTCCAGCAACTAATGTGTGGGACTATGTCCATAGAACAGTCTCAGTTGGAATTTATGGTCCCAAATACATTCATCCATCTTTTACAGCAGTTTTTACAGTCTTTGGTCATAATTACATTCCAGGAAAACTCACGATTTGCGATataaaaaaaggggggaaaagtaTGCCTCCTGTGGTGTTTCAGCTGTGGGGAAAGCATACATTTCTGCTTGAAAAACCACAAGACCTAAACATTTCTTTGATATCTTGTGATCCAGACTTTCAAGTAAAAATGGAAGatcaaagcaaaaatattaaaaaggagGAGTTGAAAACTGGTGAAATGGTCCGCCAACAATTCCTGTTTTCCATGCTTGGATGCAGGGAGatgcatttctttgttttccttgttcAGATTAAAATCTTGAAAAGTAGCCAAATAACACAGTTCCATGTTACGACTCCTGATCCAGCTCCAAAATTAAGTGGAATTATTAATCGGCCAAAGTGTCTACAAAACCGCAAGGAAATCAAGTCTGCACCATGGCTTTTGATACCAACAATAAAATACCCAAAGTTTCAAGACAAAACTTTGACTGTCAACACTTATGGAGTGGCTTTGAAAACTGTGTTACGTCAGAATAAGATTGACTATTTGCTGGAATATTTTAAAGGAGACACAATAGCTCTGCTTGGTGAAGATAAAGTTAAAGCCAGCGGACAAACTAAAATGAAAGAGTGGTATGTGGGagttctcagaagaaaaattggTCTTGTACATTGCAAAAACATTAAAGTGATTTCTAAAGAACAAGCTATGGACACTGCTGATAGTGAGCTAACAACCAGGAATCTTGTTGAACAAATTGCATTGCCATTCAAAAAACTGACTTATATCTACTCAGTAGTTCTATCTACAGTGTCAGAGAGTGTTTATGACTGGAGAGCTTTAGCTGAGGTGTTGGGATACTCACATATGTCTTTGGATGACTTTAATGAGGCACAGATTGATAAAGAATCAGAAAGAGTTGCGCATGTTGTGAAAAAGATGAAGCAAGACTGCCatgctaacaaaaaaaaaagactatttcTTTATGAACTCATTGTT GCACTTTTGAAAATAGATTGCCAGGGATTAGTGGCACGTCTTACCCAGGACACCATCATCTTGACTTCAGCTGTCAAGCTTGGCAAAAGCTGGCGGGAGCTCGCGGAGAAGCTAGCCCGCCTCACAAAGCAGCAAATAGAGGCTTACGAAGTGCCCCACCACGGGAAAAATGGAGCAGTGGCTCTGGAG ATGATGTGGAAACCTGCATATGACTTTCTCTACACTTGGGCTGCCCATTATGGAGATGGTTACAGGGATGTCTTACAAGACCTGCAATCAGCCTTGGATAAAATGAAAAACCCAGTAACAAAACAGTGGCGAGAGTTAACTGGAGCTCTGATTCTTGTAAATTGCATGGAGGTGTTAAGAGCAAGTGCCTTTTCCAAAATGGAGGAAGAGTAA